A window of the Aspergillus flavus chromosome 6, complete sequence genome harbors these coding sequences:
- a CDS encoding putative glutathione S-transferase GliG-like protein has product MSSNTISSDPNGAVVMGDMEYDGRVILYIIKADETSYINYIKPLILAEEIQFPHVLSVIDTRDEWFYSIHPERMVPSLKDQDPVTGEKVIVFESTACLQYLVDRFDTDGTWSGRTVAEKGAVLSWTAYQTAALGPTAKYWLYFKRGYPTRANPVQLPRTIEKLHANTLRQWDILEKRLKEPGQQYIALKDRPTLADLSYFPFAMPWMFTFLGVDIKDWPHIQRWSERMLSRPAVARVLQRAPTLGH; this is encoded by the exons ATGTCTAGCAACACCATCTCGTCAGATCCTAATGGGGCCGTCGTCATGGGGGATATGGAATACGATGGCCGAGTGATTCTCTACATTATCAAAG CGGACGAAACCTCCTACATCAACTATATCAAGCCCTTGATCCTGGCCGAAGAAATACAATTCCCGCATGTCCTCTCGGTGATTGACACCCGTGATGAATGGTTTTACAGTATTCATCCAGAGCGGATGGTGCCGTCCCTGAAAGACCAAGACCCGGTCACCGGAGAGAAGGTGATCGTCTTTGAGAGCACGGCCTGTCTGCAGTACCTGGTCGATCGCTTCGACACCGACGGCACCTGGAGTGGGCGAACCGTGGCCGAGAAGGGAGCCGTTCTATCATGGACGGCATACCAAACTGCCGCCCTTGG ACCGACGGCCAAGTACTGGCTATACTTCAAGCGAGGTTATCCCACGCGGGCCAACCCCGTTCAACTCCCTCGGACAATCGAAAA ACTACACGCAAATACCCTCAGACAGTGGGATATCCTggagaagaggttgaaggaGCCTGGGCAGCAGTACATTGCGCTGAAGGATCGGCCCACATTGGCGGACCTCTCCTACTTTCCCTTTGCCATGCCGTGGATGTTCACCTTCCTGGGCGTGGATATCAAGGATTGGCCGCATATTCAACGCTGGAGCGAAAGGATGCTTAGTCGGCCTGCGGTAGCAAGGGTTCTACAGCGCGCTCCGACTCTCGGACATTGA
- a CDS encoding renal dipeptidase has protein sequence MAMDKKGDLEWMPPRPEPVHWRNRQRSLAYSVTLTLVALFFTFALRPEAFPSFLVRKDLHKSPLEQVLTRVPLTDGHNDFAIWTRAFYQNHIYRANFTDHDELYGQVDFPRLRKGRLGAQFWSVYVECARNPNEPGVQYEIVRDTFQQIDLVHRMINHFPDFLVPASSVADVHHNFYHSPGRISSLLGIEGLHQIGGSASVLRMYHELGVRYASLTHTCHNEYADSEAPEEPRHGGLSTAGEAIVAEMNRMGMIVDLSHTSLATQRAVFNVTRAPVMYSHSSAYALCPHSRNVPDDLLQMLKENDGIVMISLYPEYTNCQDADAASLADVADHIQYVGNLIGYRHVGLGSDFDGMSHGPKGLEDVSKYPDLIQELLDRGVSVDDLVGVTGGNVLRVLGDVEHVARSLADTLPLEDDVKPFFE, from the exons ATGGCTATGGACAAAAAGGGTGATCTTGAGTGGATGCCACCACGGCCTGAGCCAGTCCATTGGCGCAACCGTCAACGAAGTCTTGCCTACTCCGTGACTCTAACGCTTGTCGCTCTATTCTTTACATTCGCTCTACGCCCTGAagccttcccctcctttctaGTGAGAAAGGATCTACACAAATCTCCCCTCGAGCAGGTGCTGACCCGAGTGCCGCTGACTG ACGGACATAACGACTTTGCGATTTGGACTCGTGCTTTCTACCAAAATCATATCTATCGAGCCAATTTCACCGACCATGATGAGCTTTACGGGCAGGTTGATTTTCCTCGACTGCGGAAGGGAAGATTGGGGGCGCAGTTTTGGAGTGTCTACGTCGAATG TGCACGCAATCCCAATGAGCCTGGAGTTCAGTACGAAATTGTGCGGGACACCTTCCAGCAGATTGACCTCGTGCACCGGATGATCAACCACTTTCCGGATTTTCTCGTCCCGGCATCCTCGGTCGCCGATGTCCACCACAACTTCTACCACTCCCCAGGGCGCATTTCCAGTCTCCTGGGCATTGAAGGCTTACATCAGATCGGCGGCAGCGCTAGTGTTCTGCGCATGTACCATGAGCTTGGGGTGCGGTATGCTTCCCTCACGCATACTTGTCACAATGAATATGCCGACAGCGAAGCTCCGGAGGAGCCCCGGCATGGCGGACTCTCCACCGCCGGAGAGGCGATTGTCGCAGAAATGAATCGAATGGGGATGATTGTCGATCTCTCCCACACGAGTTTGGCAACTCAACGCGCCGTCTTCAACGTGACTCGGGCACCGGTCATGTATTCACACTCTTCGGCGTACGCCCTTTGCCCACACTCTCGGAACGTGcccgatgatcttctccaaatGCTCAAGGAGAACGATGGAATTGTTATGATTAGTCTCTATCCAGAATACACTAACTGCCAGGATGCAGACGCCGCCTCACTCGCAGATGTGGCCGATCACATCCAGTACGTCGGCAACCTGATCGGGTACCGCCATGTCGGATTGGGGAGCGACTTCGATGGAATGTCGCATGGACCAAAGGGACTAGAGGATGTATCTAAGTATCCGGATCTCATTCAGGAGTTGCTGGACCGTGGGGTCAGCGTCGATGATTTGGTCGGAGTAACGGGCGGTAATGTGCTTCGCGTTTTGGGCGATGTTGAACATGTCGCTAGGAGTCTGGCAGACACGTTGccgctggaggatgatgttAAACCTTTCTTTGAGTAG
- the gliC gene encoding cytochrome P450 oxidoreductase GliC: protein MDCFSLDGQMLWILVAVVVIVGISSPFTRRITIEILSTILDRYLRSRFPIFSVDGSRTLPTCPYKWPNGQGDVAKFLQGIENRDLWEKEHGQIYRIWSGMKSEVVLTQPSHLQAVFRDSNKHSKAENNNSGYLMSELLGQCVGLVSRERWRTLRAVTEIPFQHDKMPSYLELIQRHTRHHFDRLLASGDLRQERIHPAQDLKMLPFWVVAEIFYGECDAEMKTELQQLCVLREDLFKRMIQGGIVRWQWSKYLPTATNRALAEFQRRWRAFNQRAYDRACQQQRILPIVLMIEAVREGSTSVEQIYQTIDEALFANLDVTTGGISWNLVFFAAHSDIQERVRQEVLSATDHDAYLLSSSTLLAACISESARLKPLAAFTVPQSAPTDRIIGGYNIPAGTNLVVDTYALNIRNGFWDADSQCYRPDRFLEHRATELRYQYWRFGFGPRQCMGRYVADLVIRTLLAHLVAHYELGWVEPDPGKNSTWQRDLESWITIPDLQLRCVQRRND from the exons ATGGATTGCTTCTCTCTAGATGGACAGATGCTGTGGATCCTCGTGGCAGTGGTAGTTATCGTTGGAATCTCTTCTCCGTTTACAAGACGGATTACTATCGAGATCTTGTCTACTATTCTTGAC CGATACCTCCGTTCACGCTTTCCGATCTTCTCGGTGGACGGCAGTCGCACTCTGCCGACATGCCCATACAAATGGCCCAATGGACAAGGCGATGTGGCGAAGTTCCTCCAAGGCATTGAGAACCGCGACCTCTGGGAAAAAGAACATGGACAGATCTATCGCATTTGGTCGGGCATGAAGTCGGAGGT GGTCCTCACACAGCCGAGCCATCTGCAGGCGGTTTTCAGGGATTCCAACAAACACTCTAAGGCCGAGAACAACAATTCTGGCTATCTCATGAGTGAGCTCCTGGGTCAATGTGTGGGACTAGTGAGCCGCGAACGATGGCGGACTCTTCGCGCCGTCACAGAAATCCCATTCCAGCATGATAAGATGCCCTCCTACCTGGAGCTCATACAACGACATACGCGACACCATTTCGATCGCCTTCTTGCTTCGGGTGACCTGAGGCAGGAAAGGATCCACCCGGCTCAGGACCTGAAGATGCTGCCCTTCTGGGTTGTCGCCGAGATCTTCTACGGGGAATGTGATGCAGAGATGAAAACCgagctccagcagctctgTGTGCTCCGGGAAGACCTCTTCAAGCGAATGATTCAGGGCGGAATCGTGCGTTGGCAATGGTCCAAGTATCTTCCTACGGCGACGAACCGAGCTCTAGCCGAGTTCCAGCGCCGATGGAGGGCCTTCAATCAGCGAGCCTATGACCGCGCATGTCAGCAACAGCGTATACTGCCCATCGTCCTCATGATCGAGGCTGTCAGGGAGGGATCAACCTCAGTTGAGCAGATCTACCAGACCATTGACGAAGCGCTCTTCGCCAACCTCGACGTCACCACCGGAGGAATCTCCTGGaacctcgtcttcttcgccgccCATTCGGACATCCAGGAACGCGTTCGACAAGAGGTTTTGTCTGCCACGGACCATGACGCGTATCTGctatcttcctccaccctGCTCGCCGCCTGCATCTCCGAATCTGCCCGTCTGAAACCTCTTGCCGCATTCACCGTTCCGCAATCCGCCCCGACTGACCGTATTATCGGGGGTTATAACATCCCAGCTGGGACAAATCTGGTCGTGGACACATATGCGCTCAACATCCGCAACGGGTTCTGGGATGCAGACAGTCAGTGCTACCGGCCCGATCGCTTCTTGGAACACCGGGCGACGGAGTTACGGTACCAGTACTGGCGATTCGGATTTGGGCCCCGACAATGTATGGGCCGATATGTTGCCGATTTGGTGATTCGGACACTGCTGGCCCATCTCGTAGCTCATTACGAGCTGGGCTGGGTGGAACCGGACCCGGGCAAGAATAGCACATGGCAACGAGACTTGGAGTCGTGGATTACGATCCCGGATTTGCAGTTGAGGTGTGTTCAACGTAGAAACGATTAA
- a CDS encoding putative thioredoxin reductase glit-like protein: protein MCDSSQSTADVLIIGGGPAGSNAAWELGQAHHRVILFNASIDRLRDPDVNTASTRPALDLLLHSRRKTPDVFRPFRQEIGKESSEVSVHNQRITQVQRLSNGFFQAEDDVGHVWTAKVLVLADGAEEILPDIDGYDTCWEQQRILTHPAEDEPRSLISSCLAVLAVGDLAELTMALHTVWQARQFAASVRVYTHGDEDLARALETRISPDARIAIQTTPIQSLQPGSDSPSQVVVHLADGSSIVESHVYHRPASQLQGPFARQLNLELTESGAIRISARVPYMTSLDGVYAGGDCASLGQRTLFKALAMGQGLAAAVAARLERGNWGNAVEEQD from the exons ATGTGTGATTCTTCTCAGTCGACTGCGGACGTGCTGATCATCGGCGGTGGTCCTGCTGGTTCAAATGCGGCGTGGGAGTTAGGACAAGCCCACCACCGTGTGATTCTGTTCAATGCATCCATTGACCGTCTCCGCGATCCAGACGTGAACACGGCTTCCACGCGACCGGCTCTGgacctccttctccattcccGACGTAAGACTCCCGATGTCTTCCGCCCCTTTCGACAAGAGATCGGTAAGGAAAGCTCCGAGGTCAGTGTACACAATCAACGGATTACTCAGGTGCAACGACTATCGAACGGGTTCTTTCAAGCGGAGGACGATGTTGGTCATGTCTGGACGGCAAAAGTCCTAGTTCTGGCCGACGGCGCTGAGGAGATCTTGCCTGATATTGACGGGTACGACACATGTTGGGAACAACAGCGCAT ATTGACGCACCCCGCTGAAGATGAGCCGCGCTCTCTCATCTCTAGTTGTCTGGCCGTTTTGGCGGTCGGCGACCTGGCGGAGTTGACGATGGCGCTGCATACGGTGTGGCAGGCACGACAGTTCGCGGCGTCGGTCCGTGTCTACACCCATGGTGATGAGGATCTCGCCCGAGCCCTGGAGACGCGGATTTCCCCAGACGCACGAATCGCCATTCAGACGACCCCCATCCAGTCCTTACAACCCGGGAGCGATTCCCCATCTCAGGTCGTGGTTCACCTTGCGGATGGCAGCTCGATCGTTGAGTCCCATGTCTATCATCGTCCCGCATCTCAACTGCAAGGGCCATTTGCCCGTCAGTTGAATTTGGAATTAACCGAATCGGGTGCCATTCGCATCTCGGCGCGTGTCCCTTACATGACCAGTCTGGACGGTGTGTACGCGGGGGGGGATTGCGCGTCCCTCGGACAACGCACGTTGTTCAAAGCATTAGCCATGGGCCAGGGGCTGGCGGCGGCTGTGGCAGCGCGGCTAGAGCGGGGGAACTGGGGGAATGCCGTGGAGGAACAGGACTGA
- a CDS encoding O-methyltransferase-domain-containing protein, whose amino-acid sequence MNDYIRVNCTELRWPELVCAEPGSNSRGHSPPFHIANASITQLKAIDLLFLIDFSISKIMESLLQLETALRAVVEETKRPNAAAAFASLRRADPNNDPALTAVASRVVDLVSEVTQLLEPAYLALADHLFGYQHTQCLAAVVELRIPDYLASGPQTFEQLSISSGTRRDRLRQVLRLLYNNGVFSYDAESDSVRNNEASEMLKQDHWTQWHRWASVCSKQFYQMAQGLPRAMSAGVTRSPAQVHYDTDESMFSYLERNGTMVQLRECMGAAAIAQTPGMITGYPWAELSNHTLFDLGGGDGSLIAGLLRAIPTLQGGIMDTPRVLPFLQEAFHHPSSKYADVALRIPPERVIAGDFLQEVIPSEAYVMRWCLHDWNDEQACQILRNIRRSIINSPVSRLIVLESVLADGRWGRMSRLGDINVMVTAEHGQERTETQWRQLAACTGWKVVSITQLPGAWPSAIDMRPVERPENV is encoded by the exons ATGAATGATTACATTAGGGTTAATTGCACGGAGCTTCGGTGGCCGGAGTTGGTTTGTGCGGAGCCCGGAAGTAACTCAAGAGGCCATTCGCCCCCGTTTCATATCGCCAATGCTTCAATTACTCAGCTAAAAGCCATTGATCTGCTCTTTTTGATTGACTTCAGTATTTCGAAAATAATGGAATCATTGTTGCAACTCGAGACCGCCCTGCGAGCTGTCGTGGAAGAAACTAAGCGACCGAATGCGGCGGCGGCCTTCGCATCACTCCGACGAGCAGATCCAAACAATGATCCAGCACTCACAGCAGTGGCCAGTCGTGTAGTTGACCTAGTTTCAGAAGTTACCCAGTTGCTTGAGCCAGCGTATCTGGCCCTTGCCGATCACCTATTCG GTTACCAGCACACACAATGTCTGGCAGCGGTAGTGGAACTACGAATTCCGGACTATCTGGCATCCGGTCCTCAGACCTTCGAACAATTATCCATTTCGAGTGGCACCAGACGCGACCGGTTGCGTCAGGTCCTCCGCTTATTGTACAATAATGGCGTTTTCTCCTACGACGCGGAGAGTGACTCTGTCCGAAACAATGAAGCCTCCGAAATGCTGAAGCAGGATCATTGGACTCAATGGCATCGGTGGGCGAGTGTGTGCAGCAAGCAATTTTATCAGATGGCCCAGGGGCTTCCTCGCGCCATGTCGGCTGGTGTAACTC GCTCTCCAGCGCAGGTCCATTACGATACAGATGAAAGCATGTTCAGCTACCTTGAGCGTAATGGTACCATGGTGCAGTTGCGAGAATGCATGGGCGCTGCTGCTATCGCCCAGACCCCCGGCATGATCACCGGCTACCCATGGGCTGAATTGTCTAATCACACGTTGTTCGATCTGGGTGGTGGAGATGGCTCGTTGATAGCCGGGCTCCTTCGCGCGATTCCCACCCTCCAGGGTGGAATCATGGATACGCCTCGggtccttccttttctccaagAAGCATTTCACCACCCGTCCAGCAAGTACGCTGATGTGGCCTTGCGCATCCCTCCGGAACGTGTCATTGCGGGAGACTTTCTTCAGGAGGTTATCCCGTCCGAAGCATATGTGATGCGCTGGTGTTTACATGATTGGAACGATGAGCAGGCATGTCAGATCCTACGGAACATCCGCCGGAGCATCATCAACAGTCCTGTCAGTCGTCTCATCGTACTTGAGTCGGTGCTGGCTGACGGCCGATGGGGACGCATGTCTCGGTTGGGAGATATTAATGTCATGGTGACCGCGGAGCATGGCCAGGAGCGCACCGAGACGCAGTGGAGACAGTTAGCAGCCTGTACAGGCTGGAAGGTAGTCAGTATTACTCAACTCCCGGGTGCCTGGCCTTCAGCCATAGATATGCGACCTGTGGAGAGGCCGGAAAATGTGTAA
- a CDS encoding putative oxidoreductase codes for MSKRIRLGIVGLSADPSHCTNYIHKIPLMTTPLKEKYEITAVSMSSPEKAEAAAIAHGLPRERGYHSVESLAKDPDVDLVVVSVKVPRRAELAMAAIEAGKDVYVEWPFASNLAAAEALAQRARERQVKSMVGLPTRLAPQVLKMKEILRSGSLGRILATNLLVTDDLFLKFHADKRHSHDKTNGANIVTIAGGHLLDAMAFLLGEFTTLHAHTSMLFPKPVLCDTDGNLKTGQFNDSPDTFTLHGKIGISEVPVSVCMYSHPPTTPNLFQWVITGEKGSLKMEGPSLMIHAIPPKLMMTSFGSETVCWEEISLENTIVSGAEYQAWLDNDTERIVTLDEAVVRYRMVDAILRSAESGQCTSYRYD; via the exons ATGTCAAAGCGGATTCGCCTAGGAATCGTCGGCCTTTCGGCTGACCCCAGTCATTGCACCAACTACATTCACAAGATTCCCTTGATGACAACACctttgaaagaaaaatatgagATTACGGCAGTATCTATGTCATCCCCAGAGAAGGCCGAGGCGGCAGCCATTGCGCACGGCCTACCGCGAGAGAGAGGATATCATAGTGTGGAGTCACTAGCCAAAGACCCTGATGTGGACCTGGTCGTCGTCTCGGTCAAAGTTCCTCGCCGCGCGGAGTTGGCTATGGCTGCTATCGAGGCTGGTAAAGATGTCTATGTTGAATGGCCATTTGCCTCGAATTTGGCCGCGGCCGAAGCGTTGGCACAGCGTGCGCGCGAACGGCAAGTGAAGAGCATGGTAGGCTTGCCCACGAGGCTGGCACCGCAGGTCTTGAAG ATGAAAGAGATTCTTCGGTCCGGATCCCTGGGACGCATCCTGGCCACCAATCTACTCGTGACAGACGACCTGTTTCTGAAATTCCATGCCGACAAAAGACATTCTCACGATAAGACGAATG GAGCGAATATTGTCACAATTGCCGGTGGTCACTTACTCGATGCCATGGCCTTCCTCCTGGGCGAGTTCACCACCCTCCATGCACACACTAGCATGTTGTTCCCAAAGCCTGTCTTGTGCGATACCGACGGCAACCTCAAGACTGGTCAGTTCAATGATTCTCCAGACACCTTCACTCTGCACGGTAAGATTGGCATTTCTGAGGTTCCGGTGTCGGTGTGCATGTATTCACATCCCCCGACTACTCCAAATCTCTTTCAATGGGTTATCACCGGTGAGAAAGGATCGTTGAAGATGGAGGGACCAAGTTTGATGATTCACGCCATTCCTCCAAAGCTAATGATGACCTCCTTTGGGTCGGAGACTGTCTGCTGGGAGGAGATCTCCCTAGAGAACACCATAGTGTCAGGGGCAGAATATCAGGCTTGGTTGGACAACGACACTGAGCGGATCGTAACCCTAGATGAAGCTGTGGTTCGGTATCGCATGGTGGACGCCATCTTGAGAAGTGCCGAGTCCGGGCAGTGCACGTCATACCGCTACGACTAG
- a CDS encoding S-adenosyl-L-methionine-dependent methyltransferase, translating to METDLQNTSTSQGKLVVPFWIYGCCSLSGVVSVVGRRLRAEWPLSSVINRGAMGYNMDKVLPYPSSANLLQPPYISSTERTTIMDAPLTDAERTALQTSLEALNRQVEATRNILRSNSQKALLQTLHTDQELPDPALEALAGKTINLLHETQQLLEPGHLVLADHFLGYVSTKCLCAAVELKLVDILADADEAGMTVDELADASGAHPDRLQQVLRVLRNDDIFDYDAVSNRYRNNRVSALLHSEHWTQWHNWVDLYGNEFYDIARGIPRSIRREEARWAAQINFDTHDDMFTYFQAQGWLPRLHRTLGGGAIAQAPGIVADYPWHEIGSRTVLDVGGGGGGFLASLLREYPQMRGGILDLPRTIEHACTLFHEPQGPYFDLRERVPRENLIAGDFLKAVPAFEIYTMKWVLHDWKDPDVLTILRCIRASLIPGPDSRLVILESNLSDGQMGRLSRYGDINMMMTANGQERSEEQWRALAAASGWEVSRIYPMRRAWVCAIDLRPSASESGDRKHS from the exons ATGGAGACTGATTTGCAAAATACTTCGACGAGTCAGGGAAAGCTTGTCGTTCCCTTTTGGATATATGGTTGTTGCAGCCTGTCTGGCGTAGTGTCCGTCGTCGGTCGCCGATTAAGGGCCGAATGGCCGCTATCGAGCGTCATCAATCGTGGCGCGATGGGATATAACATGGACAAAGTGCTCCCTTATCCATCGTCCGCCAACCTTTTACAACCACCATATATCTCCTCTACGGAAAGAACCACGATCATGGATGCCCCCTTGACCGACGCCGAACGAACTGCGCTCCAAACCAGCCTGGAAGCTTTGAACCGACAGGTGGAAGCAACACGCAATATCCTCCGGAGCAATAGCCAAAAGGCACTGCTTCAGACACTCCATACCGACCAGGAGCTGCCAGACCCCGCCCTGGAAGCCCTGGCCGGCAAGACcatcaaccttcttcatgaAACCCAACAGCTGCTCGAACCTGGCCATCTGGTCCTTGCAGATCATTTCCTAG GTTACGTGAGCACCAAATGTCTCTGTGCAGCCGTGGAGCTGAAGCTGGTCGACATCCTCGCCGACGCCGACGAGGCGGGTATGACTGTAGACGAACTAGCTGATGCCAGTGGTGCACACCCAGATCGGCTGCAACAGGTGCTGCGAGTCTTGCGCAACGATGACATCTTTGATTACGACGCGGTCTCCAACAGGTACCGCAACAACCGGGTGTCGGCGCTGCTGCACTCGGAGCATTGGACGCAGTGGCACAACTGGGTAGACCTTTATGGAAATGAGTTTTACGATATTGCTCGGGGGATCCCCCGTTCTATCCGGCGCGAGGAGGCGCGATGGGCCGCCCAAATAAATTTTGATACCCATGACGATATGTTCACCTATTTCCAGGCACAAGGCTGGTTGCCGCGTCTGCACCGGACCCTCGGCGGAGGTGCTATTGCCCAAGCGCCCGGCATCGTTGCCGACTATCCCTGGCACGAGATCGGCTCCCGGACCGTCCTCGAtgtcggcggtggtggtggtggatttcTCGCGTCCCTGCTCCGGGAGTATCCCCAGATGCGAGGGGGGATTCTGGACCTTCCGCGTACCATTGAACACGCGTGCACCCTTTTCCATGAACCACAAGGACCATACTTTGACTTGCGCGAGCGGGTGCCCCGCGAAAACCTCATTGCGGGAGATTTCCTGAAAGCAGTCCCGGCGTTTGAGATCTATACGATGAAGTGGGTGCTGCATGACTGGAAGGATCCGGACGTTCTTACGATTCTGCGCTGTATTCGCGCCTCCTTGATTCCCGGACCCGACAGTCGATTGGTGATTCTCGAATCCAACCTCTCGGATGGTCAGATGGGACGTCTGTCGCGTTACGGCGATATCAATATGATGATGACCGCAAACGGTCAAGAACGATCCGAGGAGCAATGGAGGGCGTTGGCTGCGGCATCTGGTTGGGAGGTTTCCCGGATCTATCCCATGCGGCGCGCATGGGTTTGTGCTATCGATCTTCGGCCATCCGCTTCAGAGTCCGGGGACCGAAAACATAGCTGA
- a CDS encoding putative uracil permease, with amino-acid sequence MTTVIRYGTRLEHLHEAVKLSPHGQTALSVWINDDIRPLPPSRRTWSTMTFIGWWSVWQLSLTNWQLGGSLVASSLSVWQTMVAVVLGRTIAAIVAILIGYIGAEWHIGFPVYSRAIWGVFGAFFPTLLRIGLTVVGFAFQSYTGGLCVTAILSGIFPTFFRMSNTLPASAHVTTQQIIGWAIFNIISIPVLYRRPERSEKLMIGMNIMSFAALLGIMIWSLSHAHGAGDLIHQPSQLQTSDSLGFGIMQGITTVVGTLSIALSRSPQMDFSRFARKPSDQVFGQWFTFIIIGSIMPLFGCLTSSATQAIYGEALWNPPTILAMWLQRDYSSTSRAAAVFAGIGLVSSQLALNVVDNGYSVGMDLSGLLPKYINIRRGCYVGLILGMALCPWELLASATTFVSVISSFSIFMAPFCGIHISDYWFIRQRRLKLSDLYHARPKGIYFYTMGFNWRGVLPWLVGWVPLLPGFMHSINPAIKVSVGADHLYALGFPYGLLSSMAIHTLVNKCFPPPGIGEIDRDDTYGTFTVEEAAKLGVNKDSTEEDSDRSLRRESREVLETKV; translated from the exons ATGACCACCGTGATACGGTACGGCACGAGGTTGGAACACCTTCACGAAGCAGTAAAGCTATCCCCTCACGGCCAGACAGCGCTGTCGGTATGGATCAACGATGATATTCGCCCCCTCCCACCAAGCCGGCGCACCTGGTCCACCATGACGTTTATCGGATGGTGGTCGGTCTGGCAGCTCAGTCTCACTAATTGGCAACTGGGAGGGTCGCTCGTGGCGTCGTCGTTGTCGGTATGGCAGACCATGGTGGCGGTGGTTCTGGGACGGACAATCGCCGCCATCGTTGCGATTCTGATCGGATATATTGGAGCCGAGTGGCATATCGGGTTTCCAGTGTATTCGCGAGCCATCTGGGGAGTCTTT GGCGCATTTTTCCCAactctactccgtattgGGCTCACAGTCGTCGGATTCGCCTTCCAGTCCTACACCGGTGGCCTTTGCGTGACAGCAATTCTTTCTGGGATTTTTCCTACCTTCTTTCGAATGTCGAATACTTTGCCCGCATCCGCGCATGTCACAACTCAGCAGATTATCGGCTGGGCCATCTTTAACATCATTTCGATTCCCGTCCTTTATCGCCGACCCGAGAGAAGCGAGAAGTTGATGATAGGAATGAATATTATGTCCTTTGCAGCCTTACTAGGCATCATGATCTGGTCCTTGTCGCATGCTCACGGCGCAGGAGATTTGATTCATCAACCGTCGCAACTCCAGACCAGCGATTCCTTGGGATTTGGAATCATGCAAGGCATCACTACGGTGGTCGGAACTCTTTCCATCGCTCTGAGTAGGTCACC CCAGATGGACTTCTCTCGATTTGCTAGAAAGCCGAGTGATCAAGTCTTCGGCCAATGGTTCACATTCATCATCATTGGTTCCATCATGCCCCTGTTTGGCTGTTTGACGAGTTCTGCAACGCAGGCAATCTATGGCGAGGCACTTTGGAATCCTCCTACCATCCTCGCCATGTGGTTACAGAGAGACTACAGCTCCACCTCGCGCGCGGCTGCTGTATTTGCTGGAATCGGCCTGGTCAGCTCGCAACTAGCACTCAATGTGGTGGATAACG GATATTCGGTGGGTATGGACCTCTCTGGGCTCCTCCCCAAGTACATCAACATCCGACGTGGTTGTTACGTCGGACTCATTCTCGGGATGGCACTTTGTCCATGGGAGCTGCTAGCTTCAGCAACCACCTTTGTCAGTGTGATATCGTCGTTCTCGATCTTCATGGCCCCGTTCTGTGGGATCCATATCAGCGACTACTGGTTTATCCGGCAAAGACGGCTTAAGCTCTCCGATCTCTACCACGCCCGGCCGAAGGGAATCTATTTCTACACCATGGGCTTCAACTGGCGGGGTGTCCTGCCTTGGCTTGTCGGATGGGTTCCTCTGCTTCCTGGATTCATGCACAGTATCAATCCAGCTATTAAGGTGTCTGTTGGCGCTGATCATCTTTATGCGCTCGGGTTCCCATATGGGCTGCTGTCTTCTATGGCCATCCACACTCTTGTTAACAAGTGCTTTCCACCACCAGGCATCGGAGAGATTGACCGGGACGATACCTACGGAACGTTTACGGTCGAGGAGGCTGCAAAATTAGGCGTCAACAAAGATTCCACGGAGGAGGACAGTGACAGGTCTCTCAGGCGTGAGAGTCGAGAAGTTCTTGAAACCAAGGTTTAG